In Leptospira saintgironsiae, one genomic interval encodes:
- a CDS encoding MaoC family dehydratase, which produces MYERGKTYDEIQIGDKGSFTKTITETDIYLFAGISGDFNPLHVDEEYAKTTAFGTRIAHGGLAASLLAPVLGMKLPGLGTVALETLTKFRKPVYPGDTITCTVTVKEKIPRLKAVSMNIEWTNQKKEIIGKGECKVLPPSAQA; this is translated from the coding sequence ATGTACGAAAGAGGAAAGACTTACGACGAAATACAAATAGGAGATAAGGGAAGTTTCACAAAAACGATTACTGAAACAGATATCTATCTGTTCGCAGGGATCAGTGGGGATTTTAATCCTCTACATGTGGACGAAGAATATGCAAAGACCACTGCGTTTGGAACAAGGATCGCACACGGTGGACTTGCAGCTTCTCTATTAGCTCCTGTACTCGGGATGAAACTTCCCGGGTTAGGAACAGTCGCTTTAGAAACATTAACAAAGTTCCGCAAACCAGTGTATCCTGGAGATACGATTACTTGTACAGTCACGGTGAAAGAAAAAATCCCAAGACTGAAAGCTGTCTCCATGAACATAGAGTGGACCAATCAAAAAAAAGAAATCATCGGCAAGGGAGAATGTAAAGTTCTACCTCCTTCTGCCCAAGCTTAG
- a CDS encoding acyl-CoA dehydrogenase family protein: protein MFLNPYLTSSDLEFYETVKDFAKERVLPSVEDRDEHGVWGDDIWKEMGNMGLLGIPVPEEFGGQGGTCLQCCIAQEAFNAGSLDGGFGLSWGAHMIIGTLPILFQGTEAQKKKYLPKLASGEWIAGLALTEPDSGSDAAAMNTFATKVDGGFILNGSKLFITNGPNGQVFIVMARTTKSRGPMGVSAFIVESHMKGFHISKVLKKLGHNTSMTAELSFQDMFVPDENLLGPLNSGFVRIGKGTLEWERTVLVAAVPGGMEFGLELSLDYAWKRHQFGKPILSFFGVQEKIARNWAYLCASRRLIYFVANKKDQDPTASLPFESSALKVFVTETAEEVASDAVQIHGGMGYMRECHVSRQYRDVRLGTIGGGTTEVQKSIISSTYKGFEKLMGVLEQSQPEEIRAKAEKILANTPEEKVLTAAKELLKAAGEHSDRKKKQALEFGFADLAVFVTTVQLGFWDTANSTSEYKSEDRQRDLKILTFYAGCRFFKSVHFLKELDAEKTKNLMRLFSELPSVEKEVADCVEFLKNGVLGAQLELA, encoded by the coding sequence ATGTTTTTAAATCCGTATTTAACGTCCTCCGATCTCGAATTTTACGAAACCGTAAAGGACTTTGCGAAAGAAAGAGTATTACCTTCGGTAGAAGATAGAGACGAACACGGTGTTTGGGGAGACGATATCTGGAAGGAAATGGGAAATATGGGCCTACTCGGGATTCCTGTTCCAGAAGAATTTGGAGGTCAAGGTGGAACTTGTCTTCAATGTTGTATTGCTCAAGAAGCGTTTAACGCTGGTTCTCTAGATGGAGGATTTGGACTTTCTTGGGGAGCCCATATGATTATCGGGACTCTTCCTATTCTTTTTCAAGGAACAGAAGCTCAAAAGAAAAAATACCTTCCTAAACTTGCATCAGGAGAATGGATCGCAGGTCTTGCATTAACTGAGCCTGATTCCGGTTCAGATGCAGCTGCAATGAATACATTCGCTACTAAGGTAGATGGAGGTTTCATTCTGAACGGAAGCAAATTATTCATCACTAATGGACCGAACGGACAAGTGTTCATCGTAATGGCGAGAACAACTAAGTCCAGAGGACCAATGGGAGTTTCCGCATTCATAGTAGAGTCTCATATGAAAGGATTTCATATAAGTAAAGTTCTTAAGAAGTTAGGGCATAATACTTCCATGACTGCAGAACTTTCTTTTCAAGATATGTTCGTGCCTGATGAAAATCTTTTAGGCCCTCTGAATTCTGGTTTCGTTCGTATCGGAAAAGGAACTTTAGAATGGGAAAGAACAGTTTTAGTCGCTGCTGTTCCAGGTGGTATGGAATTTGGATTGGAACTTTCTTTGGATTACGCATGGAAGCGTCACCAATTCGGAAAACCGATCTTATCCTTCTTTGGAGTACAAGAGAAGATCGCACGTAACTGGGCGTATCTATGTGCTTCCAGAAGATTGATCTATTTCGTAGCAAATAAGAAGGACCAAGATCCAACAGCGAGCCTTCCATTTGAAAGTTCTGCATTAAAAGTTTTTGTTACCGAAACTGCAGAAGAGGTAGCGAGTGACGCAGTTCAGATCCACGGCGGAATGGGTTACATGAGAGAATGTCATGTAAGTCGCCAATACAGAGACGTCAGACTTGGCACAATCGGTGGAGGAACCACTGAGGTTCAAAAAAGTATTATATCTTCTACCTATAAAGGTTTCGAAAAGTTGATGGGAGTTTTAGAACAATCTCAACCAGAAGAGATCAGGGCTAAGGCTGAGAAAATTTTAGCAAACACTCCTGAAGAAAAAGTTCTTACTGCAGCAAAAGAATTACTCAAAGCAGCAGGAGAACATTCTGACAGAAAGAAAAAACAAGCTCTGGAATTCGGATTTGCCGATCTTGCAGTATTTGTTACCACAGTTCAGTTAGGATTCTGGGACACTGCAAATTCTACTTCTGAATACAAATCAGAAGATAGACAAAGAGATCTAAAAATACTTACCTTCTACGCTGGGTGTAGATTTTTCAAAAGTGTACATTTCTTAAAAGAACTGGATGCAGAAAAAACTAAAAACCTGATGAGACTTTTCTCCGAACTTCCTTCTGTGGAAAAAGAAGTGGCTGATTGTGTAGAGTTCCTGAAAAACGGGGTCTTGGGCGCACAGTTAGAGCTAGCTTAA
- a CDS encoding AMP-dependent synthetase/ligase, producing METDQKYFYDMLEKTASKFPNKESFSRRTKEGIKGRTFSEMKSLTDSLIAGLIEEGVQKDDKILYLCDSSQNWIIGDIAIISAGAVSVPRGTDVVDEDILYIVNHSESKYAIVQKEKDKQRLINLGSKLPSLKKVFVIEDDLGDLKSGADTIQGLIEKGKSNLSKDPDIVRKRLKQKSPNELATLIYTSGTTGAPKGVMLTQTGWISAVEKVIGFVQLTSADSGVSLLPPWHAFERAIEYCILELGAGFLVSNISNLKEDLKEFQPTLFPSVPRIWESLYNGIMNKVSKESGLKRGVFNFCLKIGNLWAVQKGVLFGYDFRIEKPNFIVWTFSKLFSLVFLTLLSPLKLLALLVFKPIHSALGGKLRVSVSAGSALPSVVDKFLSSIGLIVLEGYGMTETSAVLSIRKPKQPSPGTVGTPIQGYECILKDEHGNLVPQGGKGSLWVKSKQVLMGYYKRPELNDVVFDKNGFFDTGDIMRFNYRGELVFAGRAKDTIVLAGGENVEPVPIEDQLLNSPYVNQVMVTGHEAKHLVVLIVPDFERLKAEFPELPEDANVWNSHPKVREIFKKEVSDRISRKTGFKSFELVPQNAFYVIPRPFDPDKEMTRTLKIKRNEILESFKKEVSDLTKN from the coding sequence TTGGAAACTGATCAAAAATATTTTTACGATATGCTAGAAAAGACGGCATCTAAATTTCCGAATAAGGAAAGTTTTTCCCGGAGGACCAAAGAAGGAATTAAAGGAAGGACATTTTCAGAGATGAAGTCCTTAACAGATTCTTTAATTGCAGGTCTGATCGAAGAAGGAGTCCAAAAAGACGATAAGATCTTATATCTTTGTGACTCTAGCCAGAACTGGATCATAGGTGATATTGCGATCATCTCTGCAGGTGCTGTTTCTGTTCCAAGAGGAACGGATGTAGTAGACGAAGATATATTATATATTGTTAATCATTCTGAAAGCAAATACGCAATTGTACAAAAAGAAAAAGACAAACAAAGATTGATCAATCTTGGTTCTAAACTTCCAAGCTTAAAAAAAGTTTTTGTGATCGAAGATGATTTAGGTGATCTGAAATCAGGAGCCGATACGATCCAAGGTCTGATCGAAAAGGGTAAATCAAATCTTTCAAAAGATCCTGATATTGTTCGTAAAAGACTTAAACAGAAATCTCCAAACGAACTTGCTACTTTGATCTATACATCCGGAACCACTGGCGCTCCAAAAGGAGTGATGCTCACTCAAACTGGCTGGATCTCCGCAGTAGAAAAAGTAATTGGATTCGTTCAATTAACTTCTGCAGATTCAGGCGTAAGTCTTCTTCCTCCTTGGCATGCATTTGAAAGAGCAATCGAATATTGTATTCTTGAATTGGGAGCTGGGTTTCTGGTTTCCAATATCAGCAATTTGAAAGAAGATCTGAAGGAATTCCAACCTACACTGTTCCCTTCTGTTCCAAGGATCTGGGAATCCTTATATAATGGAATTATGAATAAGGTCTCCAAGGAATCCGGTTTAAAAAGAGGAGTATTTAATTTCTGTTTGAAGATCGGAAACCTTTGGGCTGTTCAAAAAGGAGTTCTATTCGGTTACGATTTCAGGATAGAAAAACCGAATTTTATCGTCTGGACCTTCTCTAAATTATTCTCTTTGGTCTTTCTTACATTATTATCTCCTCTCAAGTTACTTGCACTTTTGGTATTTAAGCCGATTCACAGTGCTCTTGGTGGAAAGTTAAGAGTTTCCGTTTCTGCGGGGAGTGCTCTTCCTTCTGTAGTTGATAAATTTTTATCTTCTATCGGACTAATTGTTTTGGAAGGATATGGAATGACTGAAACTTCTGCAGTACTTTCTATTCGTAAGCCTAAACAGCCTTCTCCTGGAACTGTAGGAACTCCAATACAAGGATATGAATGTATTCTCAAGGACGAACATGGTAATCTGGTTCCTCAAGGTGGAAAAGGAAGTCTTTGGGTAAAATCCAAACAGGTCCTTATGGGGTATTACAAACGTCCTGAGTTGAATGATGTTGTTTTTGATAAAAATGGATTCTTTGATACCGGGGATATCATGCGTTTCAATTATAGAGGCGAATTGGTATTTGCAGGAAGAGCAAAGGATACTATAGTGCTTGCCGGAGGAGAAAATGTGGAGCCAGTTCCTATAGAGGATCAACTTTTAAATTCTCCTTATGTGAACCAAGTCATGGTCACTGGTCATGAGGCAAAACATTTGGTGGTTCTGATCGTTCCAGATTTCGAAAGATTGAAGGCAGAATTTCCGGAATTGCCCGAAGATGCGAACGTCTGGAATTCTCATCCTAAGGTAAGAGAGATCTTTAAGAAAGAAGTTTCGGATAGAATATCTCGTAAAACAGGATTCAAGTCTTTCGAGTTAGTTCCTCAAAACGCATTCTATGTCATTCCAAGACCTTTTGATCCGGACAAAGAAATGACCAGAACCTTAAAGATAAAAAGAAACGAAATATTAGAAAGTTTTAAAAAAGAAGTTTCCGATCTAACCAAAAATTAG
- a CDS encoding cysteine-rich CWC family protein, whose protein sequence is MTQKKCPQCSSILECGVDQGTCWCFDIRLDGEALKNIREMYEDCLCKDCLTRFETNVVNQKI, encoded by the coding sequence ATGACACAAAAGAAATGCCCTCAATGTTCCAGCATTTTAGAATGTGGAGTGGACCAAGGAACTTGTTGGTGTTTTGATATTCGTTTAGATGGGGAAGCTTTGAAGAATATAAGAGAAATGTATGAAGACTGCTTATGCAAAGATTGTTTAACTCGTTTTGAAACGAACGTAGTTAATCAAAAAATTTGA